In Streptococcus parapneumoniae, the genomic stretch TACATTTTCCCACAATAAAACGCATACGATCAAGGCTTTCATCACCTGACAATATGCGTTTTGCTTTTAAAGACTTTTTGCTCAGTCTCTTTTTATCTTATTTCACATGTTTTGCGAGTTCTTCTTGCGCTTTTTTATTGGATTCTGCTTTTTCTTTCATCCATTTTTCTTGAGCTTTTTGATATTCATCTGCAGTAACTGCCTTGTCTTGAAGTTCAAGGTATTTATACAAGACTGGGTCACTTGTACCTTTATTTCCTGACAATGCAAATGGTATTGTAAATGGTACCATCTTAGACAAGATTGGACGACCAGTTTTAGAAGTTGTTGGGATGATCAAGGCACTATCTGTCAACCAAGCTTGGGCTGCTGCGTATTTATCATATCGTTTAGCAACATCTGTAGTCTCATCACCAGCTTCAGTAACCAATTTTTCGTAGTCATATAGACCTACTTTTTTAGCAGCTACATTATCTTCCCCTGAGTCAAATCCTAAATATGTTTTAGTGCTTTCTCCTACAGATGGTTTGATAATATCAAGGTAGGTTGATGGATCGGCAAAGTCTGGACCCCAACCGACATTATCTGATAAATCCCAGTCTTCGCCAGCAGCATTTTCGGCAAATAGAGTTACATTAAGCAATTCATCTTTTTGCAATTGTTGGATATCAATAACGACATTATCAGTTCCTAAAGTTGCTTCCAAGGATTGTTTCATAGATTGGACACGTTGAACTTTTGTAGTTGCTGTCTGGTCAACTGGCATATCCAAATGAATTGGGAAAGTCACACCTTCTGCCTGCAAAGCTGATTTAGCTTTAGCAAATTCAGCCTTGGCTTTTTCTGGATTGTAGAGACCATCTTGTGAATCGGCCAGATTAACATCCCTCCATTCATCCCCATAAGTCACTAATTTCTCTTTGACTATATCGCCAAAGTTTTTCCCATCTGCTTGAACAAATGTTGGTGGCACAAAGAGATTACGCAAGATTTTGCTTGCTCCAGTTTCTCCATTCAACTGAGAGGCATAGGCTGTACGGTCAAAACCAAAGGCAATAGCCTGACGGAAATCCTTGTTTAAGAGAGCCTTTTTAGTAGATGTCTTTTGTTCTTCGCTGGTCTTAGATGTGTGCTTATAAGATTGACGGTCAATATTTGTCCCTACTAGATAAGTCGTAGAGTCTTGTTGAGTATAGACAATATTGTCTTTCATACTCTTCTCGAGCTCTGCGAAGCTTGCACTTGTTGGATAGAGACGAGCTGCTGTAAGGCTACCATCTTTAAAGTTTTCTGCTGGTTTGCTGGTATCTTGCCCATCCCAGAATGACAATTTGACCTTGTCAATATGCACATTGTCCTTATCCCAGTAGTTCGGATTTTTCGCAAATTCAACAGAGGATTTAGTTACAATGGATTTCAACAAATAAGGGCCGTTATACAAGAGACTACTTGGATCCGTAGCTTTGGCAAAATCATCCCCTTTTGAATTCAAAAACTCTTCATTGACTGGCGCAAGCACACCCATGGTTGTTTTAGAATTCCAAAAAGTTTCAGGTTTGTTCAAGGTGTATTGGACTGTCTGATCGTCAAGGGCTTTAATCCCGACTTGAGCAAAGTCTGTGATTTCACCTTTGGCATAGGCATCCAGACCTTTGATTGAATCCTGTACCAAGTAAAGGGCTTCTGCTTTCTTATCTGTTGCATATTTAAGTCCTGTTACAAAGTCCTGAGCCTTAACAGGAGCGTACTCTTCTCCCTCAGATGTATACCACTTGGCATCCTGACGAATCTTATAAGTATAAGTCAAGCCATCCTTAGAAACCGACCAGTCTTCTGCCAATGAGGGAATAAGGTTCCCGTATTTATCATTTTCAAGTAATCCATCGATCACATTACTAGTAATCTCAGAAGTTGCTGCCTTACCAGTTGTCAAATAGTTGAGATTATCCGGATGTGTCTCGTAGGTAAATGCAAAGGTTTTTTCACCTTGAGCGCCTGAACCCCCAGAACAAGCAGCCAAAACACCAGCTGCTAATAAGGTTACTCCCGCAAGAGCTAATACTTTTCTCGTTTTCATAGCATTCTCCTTTGTTTTTTTATTCATTATAGACTCTTTTTCAAGTTCTGTCAATAGAATTTTCTGAATTTTAAGAGTTATTTGTTATATTTGATATATTCTGAAAAATAAAATTGTTCATTTAGGCCAAAAAAGCCAACAGAAGTTCTCTTCTGATAAACAGAAAAGAATCTTGTTGACCTTACTTCTAAAAATCTATAAGTAGCAAAGATTCTAAAATGACAGAATCCTTGCATTATTGTCCCAACTCTTCCTCGACTACTTCCAAAGCCCGTTCAATGACCACATGCATGTCGTAGTATTTATAATCAGCCAAACGACCACAGAAAATGACCTTATCATTCCGTGCTGCTTCTTCTTGATATTTAGCAAACAGGGCATTGTTTCTCTCATCATTGATTGGATAATAAGGCTCATCTCCACGTTTCCAATCAGCTGGGTATTCACGAGTAATGACCGTTTTAGCTTGTGCTCCGTACTCAAAATGTTTATGCTCAATAATACGAGTATAAGGAATTTCTCGCTCTGTATAGTTTACAACTGCATTTCCTTGATAGTTCTCTTCATCAAGAACTTCATGCTCAAAACGAAGACTACGGTATTCTAACTCACCATATTTATAATCAAAGTATTGGTCAATCATCCCCGTAAAGACAACTTTTTCAGCAGAAGCTTCTAATTCCTGACGATGGGCAAAAAAGTCAAGGCCAAGTTCTACTTCTACATCTTTCAGCATATTTTCGATGATAACGTTGTAACCACCAATTGGAATTCCTTGGTAACGGTCATTAAAATAATTATTATCAAAGGTTAAACGAACTGGTAGACGTTTGATGATAAAGGGTGGAAGGTCAGTCGCAGAACGTCCCCATTGCTTTTCAGTATATCCTTTAATCAACTTTTCATAAATATCTGGACCGATCAACTTGATAGCCTGCTCTTCCAAGTTTTTAGGTTCAACGTCCTTCATGTGAGCCGTTTGCTCAGCAATCTTATTTTTGACTTCTTGAGGAGTTTTTGTTCCCCACATAGCATAGAAAGTATTCATATTGAAAGGTAGATTATAAAGGCTACCCTTGTAATTAGCTAGAGGCGAATTGATATAGTTGTTAAACTCAACAAATTGATTCACATAATCCCAAACTTTCTTGTTAGAAGTATGGAAGATATGGGCACCGTATTTATGAACATTAACTCCTTCTACATTCTCACAGTAGATATTTCCACCAATGTGGTCACGTTTATCAATAACTTTTACTTTTTTTCCACGCTTGGTTGCTTCATAAGCAAAAATTGCTCCCGACAAACCAGCACCAACGATTAGATAGTCGTACATAGTCTCTTCCTTATCACTTATCTTTACATCTCCTTAACTATAGTAAAAGAGAGGATCTTAGTTTCAATCTATTTTAGCACAAAACAAATCATTTCTTAGTTTTCAATAGCCGAGTGATTTAAAAAGACAAGCACCAAAACTGATGTTTGTCTTTATGATTTTGCTTGAAAAGGCTATTTCTAACTATTTAACATGTTTTTCTGCTTCTTTTTGAGCTTTTTCAATTGCTTTTTTGCTTTCTTGCTCCCATTTGGCCTTGGCTTCTTCATACTGTTTGGTTGTCACAGTATCTTTTTGCAGTTTCATGTACTTGTAGTTATTGCCATCACCCTTAATGCCAACCAATGAATAGCCTCTTGTAAATGGCGTCACTTTGGTTACAGATGCTGTGCCACCACTTGACATAGCTGACATAATCAGAGAATTGTCAATCATCCAAGCCTGTGCTTCAGCATATTTTTCATAGCGTTTGGCTACATCTTTGTTTTCACTGTCTGCATCTTTGAGCATCTTAGTGTAGGTATCCAGACCTAGGCTAGTGATTTTTTCCTTATCTTCCTTGGCATCTAGTCCAAAAATCTTAAGGTAGAATCCATCCTCTGCATTGAAAGGATTGAGATAAGTTGACGGATCTTGGTAGTCACCTACCCAACCATCAAAGTTCAAATCGTAGTCACGATCAGCTGCTGTTGGCGCTAAGAAGGCTACGTTATTAAAATCATCTGTTGAAAGTTGCTGAACGTCAATGACAATGTTATCAGCACCTAAAACTGATTCAAGGGTCTGCTTAACTGAGTTCATACCTGTCACGGCATTTTTGCTTGTCTGATCAACCGCCACATCCAAGTGAATTGGGAAGACCACACCTTGACTTGTCAATTCTTTTTTAGCTTCCGCAAATTTTGCTTGGGCTTTTTCTTTGTTGAAATAGGCATCCTGAGCATCTGCCAAGTTAATACCTGACCATTCTGTACCATAGTTGACCAATTTAGAAGCGACTACTTCTCCAAAGGTCTTGTCTCCAACTTGGACAAATGTAGGAGGCGCCAAGGTGTTACGAAGGGTCTTGCTAGCCACCTCTTCCCCATTTGACTGGGCAGAATAAGCTGTGCGGTCCAAGGCAAAGTTCACTGCTTGGCGGAAGTTTTTGTTCAAGACAGCTGTCTCAGTTGACTTCTTCTGCTCATCTGTCGTTTTAGCAGTGTGATTGTAAGCCTTACGGTTAACGTTGAAATTGAAGTACCAAGAAGTCTTATCCTGCAAACTATAAATGATATTATTCTTATATTTCTCCTTTGTCTTGGCAAAGTTAGAACTATTTGGATAAACCCCAGCGATTGAATAAGCTCCACTTTCAAAGTTACGGATGGTCAATTCTTGGTCTGAGCCATCAAAATAAGCTAATTTCACGTGTTCAATCGATACTTTGTCATGATCATAGTAATGCGGATTCTTCACATACTCGATCGATGATTTTGATGTGAAATCTTTTAACAAATAAGGTCCGCTGTAGAGAATGCTATCTGGAGATAGGGTCCCAAAATCTTTCCCTTTTGAATTTAAAAACTCTTCGTTTACCGGGAAAAGAATACTGTTGGTTGTTTTTGAATTCCAGTAAGGTTCTGGGCGTGTCAAAGTATACTCAACAGTCTGGTCATCAATGGCCTTAACCCCAACCTTAGAAAAATCAGAATCCGCTCCTGTAATATAATCATTCAAGCCCTTGATCGAGTTTTGAATCAGGTCAATGGCCTGTGATTTATTATCCACTGCGTACTTGATACCTGTCACAAAATCTTGCGCCTTGACTGGGGCGTACTCTTCACCGTCAGCCGTGAACCATTTGGCATCTTTTCTCAATTTATAGGTATAAGTCAGACCGTCGCTCGAAACAGACCAGTCTTCTGCCAAAGATGGAACTAGGTTTCCATAATTGTCATTTTCAAGCAAACCATCAACTAGGTTGGTTATAATCGATGTATTATCGGCGTAGTAGTCTAATAAATAGTTAAATGTAGTTGGATTTCCACTAAAGGTTGATGAGTAAGTTTTTGTATCTGAACCTGATTGACCGCAAGCAGCTAAAAGCAAAGCAGCTGCAACAGTCAGGCCTGCACTAAGGACACGCTTTTTTGTATTCATCTTCTCTCTCCTTTATGTTAGTTTTTATAACATATATTTATTTTACCAAAATAGTGGGAATTTGTAAAGTTAATTGAATTTTGAGAATGAAAGTTTATAAACTTTAGTCATAAAAAAACAAAGGATTTCTGCCTTTCATACAGTCCTCCCTTGTTTTTATGCGATTTATCATTTAAATATCAATGAATTAACTGATAACCTAACGAAAGCAAGATTCTCATTCACATTATTTTATGTGCTTTTCTAAATCCTTTTGATACTGAGCATTCGATTCCAGTTTTTCCTTTTGCCACTTTTTGAAGGCTGCATCATACTCTTTAGTTGTCACAATATCATTTTGAAGTTCCATTCCTTTAAAAATAAATGGATCCCCCTTAATACCGACCTGTGAATAAGCTTTGGTAAATGGAACAGTACGACTAACCATAGGAGAGCCCCCTGAAGAAGCAACTGGAATAAGAAGTGAACTATCAGTAACCCAAGCCTGTGCTTTGGCATACTTTTCGTATCGTTTATCAAGATTACTTGTCTCAGAAGCCGCATCATCCAAGAGCTTCTTGTATTCATCCAAGCCAACTTTCGCCACAACTTCAGGATCCTTGCCCTTTGTTATACCTAGATGTTTCAAGGCAGAACCCTTCTTAGCATCTAAAATATTGAGATAGGTTGCTGGATCTTGGTAATCTGGTCCCCAACCTGTTCCGTTCAAATCATAATCTTTTTGGGTTGGAACTTTAGCTTGAGAAGTAATACTTTCCTTCTCATTATCTGTCATTTGAAGAACATCTATAATTACATTCTCCGTTCCAAGCGTTTCTTCAATTGATTGTTTTAGCGAATTGGTTTGTTGAACCGCAACTACATCAGTTTGCTCAACAGGCACATCCAAATGAATCGGGAAACTCACTCCCTTAGCTTGCAATTCTGACTTCGCTTTTTCAAATGCAGATTTAGCCTTTGTTGGATTGTAAATTGTATCCTTACCATCTGTGAGAGTTACATCTTTCCACTGTTCTCCATATTTCAGTAGTTCATCCTGAGCCAACTGTCCGAAGGTCTTCCCAGCTACTTGAACATAATTATCTGGCACTAGACTATTACGAATAATCTTATCCGCACCCTCTTCACCGTTTAATTGAGCTGTATAGGCGTGGCGATTAAATGCAAAATTAAGAGCCTGACGGAAGTTCTTATTGAGAAGAGCTTCTTTTGTTGATGTTTTTTGTGACTCATCTGTTTTAGCTGTTTTATTGTAAGACTGGCGGTTTACGTTCACAGTGAGGTAGTAGCTTGTTGCCTCTTGTGGACTATAGACAATCTTATCTCCGTACTCTTTCTTAGTTGACTCAAAGTTTGAGCTTGCTGGAAAAAGACGTGCAGTGGTATAGGCACCTTGTGTAAAGCTACGAATTAAGGATTCTTGATCTGAACCATCATAGAATGTCAATTTAACATTATCAATTTTGACATTGTCCTTATCCCAATAGTTAGGATTTTTTTCATATTCAATCACAGATTTAGAAATCAAAGATTTCAAAAAATATGGGCCATTGTAAAGAATACTTGATGGAGTTGGCGCTCCGTAATCCTTGCCTGTTGCATTCAAAAATTCTTCATTTACAGGAAGCATGGTTGCAGTGGTTACTTTAGAGTTCCAAAAACTTTCCGGGTTATTAAGGGTATATTCTACCGTATAATCATCAAGAGCTTTCACACCTACAGTTGAGAAGTCGTTTGTCTCACCACTAACATAAGCCTCCAATCCTTTGATAGATTTCTCGACCAAAGAAAGACCATCGGATTTTCCGTCTGCTGCATGTTTCAAACCTGTAACAAAATCCTGAGCTTTAACTTCCGCATACTCTTCTCCTTCAGAAGTATACCACTTCACCCCCTTACGAAGTTTGTAAGTGTAAGTCAAACCATCTTTAGAAACTGACCAATCCTCTGCTAGAGAAGGAATGAGATTTCCATATTTATCATTCTCTAAAAGACCGTCGACGACATTACCTATTACGTCAGAAGTTGAACTTTTACTTGTAAGGCTATAATCCAAGGATGATGGATCAACTGCATAAACATAAGAAAATGTTTTGGGAGCATCTGCATTCTTTTCACTTTTCCCACAAGCTGCCAAAAGAAGGGCCACACTCAAGGTCACTCCTGCTCCTAAGAGCCACTTTTTCGATTGCATAAATAATCTCCTTCAAAATAGTATTTTCACTATTATACCCTATTTTTTTATAAATGCAAGACTTCTTGTAGAATTTGTTAGAAAATTCTAACAAATGTTTTTAAAAGAGTTTTTACACAACTTTTAGCAAAAAGAGGCTGGGAAAAAAGTCTTTAAAACAAAAAACGCATAATATCAGGTCTTGAAAAAACTTGGTACTATGCATTTTATTGTGGAAAGATTTACTTCATTTTCTCCTGAAGTCGAGTTTTTGCCCAATCTCTCTCATTTTAGTCAGTCAATTCCACACAGAAAGCATCCCATGGAGCCAAGATTTGTTTTTCAAAGACTTCTTGAGCTAGGGTGTTTTCAATCAAGACAGATTTGACGTTTCCTTCTACTACCAAGTCTTGCTCTTCATTGGACAAGTTAGCCACGACTAGGAAACGACGGTCGCCATCTTTACGGATGTAGGCAAAAACCTTATCAGTCGTTTCAAGCAATTCAAAGTCAGCTCGAATCAGCCAGCCGTTCTCCTTACGAATTTGGACCAACTTCTGATAGGTATAGAAAATAGAATCTGGATTTGCCAGCGCTTCTTGAACATTGATTGTTGGATAGTTTGGATTGACTGCTAACCAAGGTTGACCTGTTGAGAAGCCAGCATTTTTGCTCTCGTCCCATTGCATAGGGGTACGGGCATTATCTCGTCCAATGACACGGATACTGTCCATGATTTCTTCCATCGGAACACCTTTTTCAAGAGCCTCACGCGCATAGTTAAGGGATTCAATATCTTCTACTTGGTCCAGCGTTTCAAAGGGATAGTTGGTCATCCCAATTTCCTCACCTTGGTAGATATAAGGAGTCCCTCTCATGAGATGAAGTAAGATGGCAAAGGCTTTGGCAGATTTTTCGCGATATTCTTGGTCATTTCCCCAGATAGAGACAATACGAGGGAGGTCATGATTGTTCCAGAAGAGAGAATTCCAACCGTCCTCAACTCCTAACTCTGTCTGCCATTTGTTGAAGATTTCTTTTAACTTAGCGATATTCAGCTCTTTTTGATAGTGCCATTTAGGTTGCCCTTCCTGATACTGAAGACCGATGTGTTCGAACTGGAAGACCATAGACAATTCTTGCCCCTTTGGATCTGAGTAGAGCTTGGCAATCGCTGGCGTTGCTCCCCAAGTCTCCCCTACTGTCAAGAGATTCTTATCTCCAAAGGTCGCCTGATTCATCTCCTTGAGATAGGGATGGAGCATAGGACCATTATTGACTACTTTCTCGTCAGGAATTTTGCCAATCATGTCAATGACATCCATGCGGAAACCGCCAATCCCTTTATCAATCCAGAAGTTCATCATCTCATAAATTTTCTGGCGAAGTTTTTCATTTTCCCAGTTGAGATCCGGCTGTTTCTTGCTGAAAAAGTGAAGATAGTATTGACCTGACTTTTCATCGTATTCCCAAGCAGAACCACTAAAGATAGAATCCAAATCATTGGGTTCATCACGCCAAATATAGTAATCTCTCTCAGGGCTATCAGGATTTTCACAGGCCTCGACAAACCAAGCATGTTCATCTGAGGTATGATTGACCACCAAGTCCATGATGATACGAATATCACGCTTTTTAGCTTCCGCAATCAGTTGGTCCATGTCCTCCATAGTTCCGAAAATAGCTGCAATCGCTTGATAATCAGCAATATCGTAGCCATTATCATCCATAGGGCTGTCATAAACAGGAGAAAGCCAAATCGCTGTGATTCCTAACTTAGCTAGATAGTCTAACTTACTGGTAATACCTGGCAAGTCGCCAATTCCATCTCCGTTGCTATCCATAAAGCTCTTAGGATAAACTTGATAGACTACGGCATTATGCCACCATTTTTCTTGCATCTTCTTACCTCATTGTTTTCAT encodes the following:
- a CDS encoding peptide ABC transporter substrate-binding protein — translated: MKTRKVLALAGVTLLAAGVLAACSGGSGAQGEKTFAFTYETHPDNLNYLTTGKAATSEITSNVIDGLLENDKYGNLIPSLAEDWSVSKDGLTYTYKIRQDAKWYTSEGEEYAPVKAQDFVTGLKYATDKKAEALYLVQDSIKGLDAYAKGEITDFAQVGIKALDDQTVQYTLNKPETFWNSKTTMGVLAPVNEEFLNSKGDDFAKATDPSSLLYNGPYLLKSIVTKSSVEFAKNPNYWDKDNVHIDKVKLSFWDGQDTSKPAENFKDGSLTAARLYPTSASFAELEKSMKDNIVYTQQDSTTYLVGTNIDRQSYKHTSKTSEEQKTSTKKALLNKDFRQAIAFGFDRTAYASQLNGETGASKILRNLFVPPTFVQADGKNFGDIVKEKLVTYGDEWRDVNLADSQDGLYNPEKAKAEFAKAKSALQAEGVTFPIHLDMPVDQTATTKVQRVQSMKQSLEATLGTDNVVIDIQQLQKDELLNVTLFAENAAGEDWDLSDNVGWGPDFADPSTYLDIIKPSVGESTKTYLGFDSGEDNVAAKKVGLYDYEKLVTEAGDETTDVAKRYDKYAAAQAWLTDSALIIPTTSKTGRPILSKMVPFTIPFALSGNKGTSDPVLYKYLELQDKAVTADEYQKAQEKWMKEKAESNKKAQEELAKHVK
- the glf gene encoding UDP-galactopyranose mutase, with protein sequence MYDYLIVGAGLSGAIFAYEATKRGKKVKVIDKRDHIGGNIYCENVEGVNVHKYGAHIFHTSNKKVWDYVNQFVEFNNYINSPLANYKGSLYNLPFNMNTFYAMWGTKTPQEVKNKIAEQTAHMKDVEPKNLEEQAIKLIGPDIYEKLIKGYTEKQWGRSATDLPPFIIKRLPVRLTFDNNYFNDRYQGIPIGGYNVIIENMLKDVEVELGLDFFAHRQELEASAEKVVFTGMIDQYFDYKYGELEYRSLRFEHEVLDEENYQGNAVVNYTEREIPYTRIIEHKHFEYGAQAKTVITREYPADWKRGDEPYYPINDERNNALFAKYQEEAARNDKVIFCGRLADYKYYDMHVVIERALEVVEEELGQ
- a CDS encoding peptide ABC transporter substrate-binding protein, with the protein product MNTKKRVLSAGLTVAAALLLAACGQSGSDTKTYSSTFSGNPTTFNYLLDYYADNTSIITNLVDGLLENDNYGNLVPSLAEDWSVSSDGLTYTYKLRKDAKWFTADGEEYAPVKAQDFVTGIKYAVDNKSQAIDLIQNSIKGLNDYITGADSDFSKVGVKAIDDQTVEYTLTRPEPYWNSKTTNSILFPVNEEFLNSKGKDFGTLSPDSILYSGPYLLKDFTSKSSIEYVKNPHYYDHDKVSIEHVKLAYFDGSDQELTIRNFESGAYSIAGVYPNSSNFAKTKEKYKNNIIYSLQDKTSWYFNFNVNRKAYNHTAKTTDEQKKSTETAVLNKNFRQAVNFALDRTAYSAQSNGEEVASKTLRNTLAPPTFVQVGDKTFGEVVASKLVNYGTEWSGINLADAQDAYFNKEKAQAKFAEAKKELTSQGVVFPIHLDVAVDQTSKNAVTGMNSVKQTLESVLGADNIVIDVQQLSTDDFNNVAFLAPTAADRDYDLNFDGWVGDYQDPSTYLNPFNAEDGFYLKIFGLDAKEDKEKITSLGLDTYTKMLKDADSENKDVAKRYEKYAEAQAWMIDNSLIMSAMSSGGTASVTKVTPFTRGYSLVGIKGDGNNYKYMKLQKDTVTTKQYEEAKAKWEQESKKAIEKAQKEAEKHVK
- a CDS encoding peptide ABC transporter substrate-binding protein, translating into MQSKKWLLGAGVTLSVALLLAACGKSEKNADAPKTFSYVYAVDPSSLDYSLTSKSSTSDVIGNVVDGLLENDKYGNLIPSLAEDWSVSKDGLTYTYKLRKGVKWYTSEGEEYAEVKAQDFVTGLKHAADGKSDGLSLVEKSIKGLEAYVSGETNDFSTVGVKALDDYTVEYTLNNPESFWNSKVTTATMLPVNEEFLNATGKDYGAPTPSSILYNGPYFLKSLISKSVIEYEKNPNYWDKDNVKIDNVKLTFYDGSDQESLIRSFTQGAYTTARLFPASSNFESTKKEYGDKIVYSPQEATSYYLTVNVNRQSYNKTAKTDESQKTSTKEALLNKNFRQALNFAFNRHAYTAQLNGEEGADKIIRNSLVPDNYVQVAGKTFGQLAQDELLKYGEQWKDVTLTDGKDTIYNPTKAKSAFEKAKSELQAKGVSFPIHLDVPVEQTDVVAVQQTNSLKQSIEETLGTENVIIDVLQMTDNEKESITSQAKVPTQKDYDLNGTGWGPDYQDPATYLNILDAKKGSALKHLGITKGKDPEVVAKVGLDEYKKLLDDAASETSNLDKRYEKYAKAQAWVTDSSLLIPVASSGGSPMVSRTVPFTKAYSQVGIKGDPFIFKGMELQNDIVTTKEYDAAFKKWQKEKLESNAQYQKDLEKHIK
- a CDS encoding alpha-glucosidase; protein product: MQEKWWHNAVVYQVYPKSFMDSNGDGIGDLPGITSKLDYLAKLGITAIWLSPVYDSPMDDNGYDIADYQAIAAIFGTMEDMDQLIAEAKKRDIRIIMDLVVNHTSDEHAWFVEACENPDSPERDYYIWRDEPNDLDSIFSGSAWEYDEKSGQYYLHFFSKKQPDLNWENEKLRQKIYEMMNFWIDKGIGGFRMDVIDMIGKIPDEKVVNNGPMLHPYLKEMNQATFGDKNLLTVGETWGATPAIAKLYSDPKGQELSMVFQFEHIGLQYQEGQPKWHYQKELNIAKLKEIFNKWQTELGVEDGWNSLFWNNHDLPRIVSIWGNDQEYREKSAKAFAILLHLMRGTPYIYQGEEIGMTNYPFETLDQVEDIESLNYAREALEKGVPMEEIMDSIRVIGRDNARTPMQWDESKNAGFSTGQPWLAVNPNYPTINVQEALANPDSIFYTYQKLVQIRKENGWLIRADFELLETTDKVFAYIRKDGDRRFLVVANLSNEEQDLVVEGNVKSVLIENTLAQEVFEKQILAPWDAFCVELTD